The following are encoded together in the Babesia microti strain RI chromosome II, complete genome genome:
- a CDS encoding zinc finger (CCCH type) protein, putative (overlaps_old_locusTagID:BBM_II00650), with translation MHRGRGYHNQRGQGRNYDNGRPMYQNRTCSFANSGKGERQQNNVFCIHYTMFDQCRFGKSCSNIHAIRRIGHISDAIKSGVASMAFSNFNGYIQIFTSSHYPPVKKWKISEGNNGRINLTSEGILNISMLDSRGGGRRGGGKKICTMQCINECLFLGLDDGQICVAHLNTGNSTFIKGHEAPVNEIILIDSIIVSACAEGKINLWSFDASSGGFTSINTLLLNTPLKCLIEISTVHLNNEMRTLWTGGDNSVSIIDLKSLTLLSTLPQQNKVQRMLRYGVYILIGLSDGTINAYDLIGNHVFSSTINPISSMDAMKVNNEDLLLIGTKKGSLCVRKLPSFEEMGTLFCHWEKVVTKVYNLGSNYFATAGMDGAISLFRWDD, from the exons ATGCACAGGGGTCGTGGGTATCACAACCAGCGGGGTCAAG GAAGGAACTATGATAATGGGCGACCCATGTATCAAAATCGCACTTGCTCTTTCGCAAA CAGTGGGAAGGGAGAGAGACAGCAGAACAATGTTTTCTGCATACATTACACGATGTTTGATCAATGCCGGTTTGGCAAGTCCTGTTCAAACATCCACGCTATTAGGCGTATCGGCCACATATCAGATGCAATTAAATCAGGGGTGGCTTCTATGGCATTTTCTAACTTCAATGgatatatccaaatattCACATCATCACACTATCCCCCAGTGAAG AAGTGGAAGATCTCAGAAGGCAATAATGGCCGCATAAACCTCACTAGCGAAGGCATCctgaatatatcaatgttGGACAGTCGTGGTGGTGGTAGAAGAGGAGGTGgcaaaaaaatttgcactaTGCAATGTATTAATGAGTGCCTATTCTTGGGTTTAGATGATGGTCAAATATGTGTAGCCCACCTTAACACCGGAAACTCCACCTTCATAAAAGGACATGAGGCACCGGTGAATGAGATTATTTTAATCGATTCAATTATCGTGTCCGCTTGTGCTGAAG GTAAAATTAACCTTTGGTCTTTTGATGCATCAAGTGGTGGCTTTACTTCAATAAACACCCTGCTACTAAATACGCCATTGAAATGTCTAATTGAAATATCAACGGTGCACTTAAACAACGAAATGCGCACGTTGTGGACTGGAGGTGACAATTCGGTCTCAATTATCGATCTAAAGTCATTAACATTGTTATCAACTTTGCCTCAACAAAACAAAGTGCAGCGTATGCTTAGATATGGCGTTTACATTCTCATTGGCCTGTCAGATGGAACGATAAATGCCTATGATTTGATTGGAAACCATGTATTCTCGTCCACAATAAATCCTATATCATCAATGGATGCCATGAAAGTTAATAATGAagatttattgttaattggGACCAAGAAGGGTTCTCTCTGTGTGAGAAAGTTGCCATCTTTTGAAG AAATGGGCACCTTATTTTGTCACTGGGAAAAGGTAGTGACCAAAGTGTATAACTTGGGCTCCAACTATTTTGCCACTGCTGGAATGGACGGCGCTATATCCCTATTCCGTTGGGATGACTGA